The Castanea sativa cultivar Marrone di Chiusa Pesio chromosome 4, ASM4071231v1 sequence tggaattttttttgtttaatacaTTGATGTTTTCAGATATGTTGCTTTTAAGCTGAACTTTTTAAGATTTGACTTGTCCACTCTGCTTTTTAGGGGAGGGGGATTTCTTAGGAAAGATTTTTCTGATTTTGTTTGGGACATCAACTGTCAAACTTATAAATTTTCATCAGCATTATTCCATTTATTGGCCACACTTTCCATCAGGGTTTATGTTATTGTATCTATGAAGGTTTTAGCAATATGGCTCATATATAGGCCAGAGTATATAACAATTTCCTTGGTAGAAGTTTGTAATGGGCTATAGTAGTGTTAACCGAGTTCAATAGGtctttattaatattataataaatggTCCTTTAGTAATTTAAGATTGCGTTCTAAATCTTAACCGAGTCCAATAGGTCTTTATTGCTCCTATAAACAACCAGCACTTACTGTTTGCTTTTACTTTGCTCATGTGATATGTATAGCAGAGGGAAACAAATCTGCTGCTGTATCTCAGGGAGCAGCTCCTGTTAAACCTGTGAAGCAACCTTCACAAAAGAAAGATGGCCCTCCAGTTTCAGTTCCAGTTTCAGTTGTATCTTTTGACAAGAAGGGTGGTGATCGTCCACccgagaaagaaagaaagaaagatgttCCTGCTCCACGCATGCAATTTGATGATAAGAGCCGAGTGCAAAAGGCTAAAAAGCATGCTGTGGTCAAACAAACTGAAGCTAGAAACAGAGTTGAATTGTTTCGGCATTTGCCTCAATATGAACATGGAACTCAGCTTCCCGATTTGGAGTCAAAATTCTTCCAACTTGACCCAGTACATCCTGCTATTTACAAGGTACGTTTTTAGGAACTTGGATATGATCATTTagtgtttttctatttatttatatatttttatttatattggtaagttacacatgcactgAGTAGGTCTTGAACCCAAGATAGCACCCTTTATCCTATTATTTTGGAGGGAGGAAGTGCCAGTTGAGCTATGGCTCATTTGGTGGTTATGATATGATCAATTAATCATTTGATATTTTCTACAGGTTTTGaaagataataaaaagtaattaaaaaggATATTATCATAGGACATGGCTAAGCTCTAGTGCTCTAGTGCACTAGAGCCAACACTATAAAGACACGTATTCGTTTTTTGTGACATGTTTGCATCGTGTCGGCTCGAGTGCACTGGAGCTAAGCCTTACCCTTTATCATATATACATACAATACATacatgaacaaaaaaataacaaacatcaatcaagccttagtcccaaataTTTTGGTGTTAGCAATGGATCCTCAATAGATGAGTCAAGGGCGGttacatgtattcttttccgtCATTTAGGGTTGGCTACATGTTTTCATTTCTGTCATTCTATTCTAACTAAAGTCATAATCTTTGTTATTcccttaattgacatgtcattttttagTGCTTCTATTAACGTTAttttggtcttcctctacccttttttccccttctctctACTTGAATTAACTCACCTTTTTTAACCGGTGCATCAATCGCTCCTCTAAACATGATCAAATCATCTTAAGCGACTTCccttcatcttttcatcaataggggCCACCCTAATTTTTAAgcgaattttatcattttaaatccCATCTTTCCATGTATTTTTGCTTATCCATCTTCATTTTAGCTGCATTGTTTTATGAATATGTTGCTTTTTAACAGCCCAACATTTTGTACCACAAAGCATAGCTGGTTGTATATTGgtcttataaaattttccctttcaaCATAATAGGTATTCTACATTACACAATACTCTTGATGCGCATCTCCATTTCATCCACCCTTCTCTTATCCTATGTTTAAAATCCTCTTCAATCTCTTCATCTTTATGAATTATTGATCCAATATATTGAAACCTCTTTCTCTTTGGTATCTATTGACGATCGAGTCCTATCAGCTTTCATACTCAATTTTAGTCATGCTTAATCAAAAGCCTTTAGATTTTATAGCATTAGTGTCTTGCCAAATTTTAACTTAGCATTAACTTTACCTCTAGTTTCATCCACTAGAACTAtatcatatgaaaaaaaaaaaaatacaccaaaGGACTCTCTCTTAAATTGATTTAGGGAGCTTCATCCATCACTAGTGCAAAGACATGGGCTTAATATTGATCCTTGATGCAAGCCTATAGTTATAGGAAACTCACTTGTGCTGCCTCACTTTTTCTCACACTAGTTACAGCTCCAACATCTTAATATACTTTAGAGGAAatcctttgtttttcaaaacACACCACATAGCCTCTCCAGGTTAATAAAAACCATATGAAAATTTTTACGAGCTTCTCTATATTTTTCCATTAGACGTCTAAGTAAGAAAATACCTTCCATGGTAGAATTTCCTAGCATAAAGCCAAATTGGATTTTATGAAGAGAAACTATCGCATGTAATACAATAAGTGTACATAAAGCTGCTTGGAGAATTACACAAAATATGAATTACACTTGAAATGAGAGAATTAACACAATCTATAGGAAAATGAGTAGGACTCAAAACATGAGGCCATTTAAGCAATGATCTAGTGAAAAACATATTCAGTCACATAACCAAGGCTTCCACACCTTCAAAAGTGCAATGATTCCTCTCTCTTCATGGTGTCCATAACAGGCATTGTGGGGTTAGGTTCCAAACAACATAGGGCTTATGCTAAACCATAATCTCCAACCAGGTAGAAGATTAACACCATTCCTCAGCAATACCCATTGAACCTCAAGCACAAAGAAGGTAAAGGTTCACAATGCACATGCAATATAACAGTGCAACTACAAATGATCCACGTCTTGATTTTGCACATACACTTGCAACCTCATGCTATTAGGTTTATTCCTTGCCTTATGAGATTGTCACGTGTCAGAATCTTTTCCCAAGCTATCCATACAAAAATTGGAACCCATCTCAAAGCCTTAGAACACCAAATAATTTTGCCAGGGAAGTTTGCATTACATGAGCCTCTCAATGCCACATACAAACATTGAACCTACCCATGTCATTCAACCTTCGCCTATTTTAAGCAGGGTCATCTGTCCTGATATTGGGATGCAAATATCAAACAAAGATGCTATCGATTCCAACTACCACTCATTACAATCTCTAAAGAAACTCACATGCTCTAAATAAGAGTTAACTACGGCATCTTTGTCAACTACAAGTGCATACAAATCCGGGGAACGTCTCCTTCAGAGATTGATCCTAATCCATTTGCCATGCCGAAACCTCACGCAGTTGCCATCCCCACCTCAAATTGTTCATGATTTACAAATCTATCTCAACCCATCCTAATTCCTCTATAAACTGCAACCATGAGTACTTCCCTCCGTTTTAACCATCAACTCCAATCTTCCCCATACATCATGGCAACAACCTGTCTCTGCAAATGAGTTTTCCTCCCCTAATTACCATAGCCATTTGCCCATTCGGGCTTGGTAGAAGTTCCCCATTTTCTTACCCCCAATTTTAAATTCCACAAGAttttaacttatcaaaaaaaaaattccacatgaTTTTAAACTCATGACCCATCCCTCAAAAAAAGTTCTATTGCAATCTTTCTAGTCTATTAGCCATGTATTGAGGTTATTATATACAAATGCACACATTCATGTAGAGAGGTGAAAATTCcaatttatgtgtgtgtgtgtgtgtgtatattgtGTGCTCACAAAGGCTATGCTTAATATATTTTAGATCCCTTTGATTCCAATATTTGAAGCTACAATCGGATCTAGTCATTCAAAAGAATCAATTCAATACATTTATTAGGTACCCACAGGTGTTATAttaaatctgaattagatttcTGATCAGTCTATATTGATTGTTTGCGACCATTATGTTTTTGCTAGCAATTACTACTTTTTTGGTTTTCGATCTTCATAAGGTACCtttataacaatataaatagcTATAATAACAgctataaatagtaatataactATAAATAACAGATACTATTTGAAATCTAGCTATCCATTTCTATAATAGAAAGGGGCCAAACCTGCCTTGCTAATAATAAGAAAGGTGAAGCTTTTGCCTTAGCAAATTGAAAACAGAATATTTTACTTCCTTTTATGTAACAAACACCAAGCTTTGTCACCCATGCAGACATGGGAACAGACAACATGATGTGGGCAAAGACATGGCAAATTAAAGAACTGGACTTAGACAGAAATATGGCACTGTAAATGTCCACAATTGTGAAATTTACCTGTTCATACAACAAATTTCCAACTCGTCTTCCCCCTCTAGTTCTTTATGCctcttttcattccttttcttttgttgtcCCCAAGTTCTAATCTAAGCCAAACCCTTGATTTCTTCCAATTTTATCTTggtcaaaagaaaaatagtttattatCTGTTTGGGATGAATCTTTGTCAGGTTGGATTACAGTATTTAGCTGGAGATATATCTGGGGGCAACGCTCGTTGTATTGCAATGCTTCAAGCTTTTAAGGAAGCCATTGAGGACTACTCCACACCACAAGAAAAAACTCTTGCGAGAGATTTAACTGCAAAGATCAGCAGTTATGTATCATTCTTTATTGAATGCAGGCCACTTTCGATCAGCATGGGAAATGCAATTAGGTTTTTAAAGACCCGTATATCAGACTTACCTTTAACTCTTTCTGAATCAGAAGCAAAAGCAGCACTTTGTTCAGATATTGAGCATTTCATTAATGAGAAGATAATACTTGCagacaaggtcatagttagacATGCTGTTATGAAGATTAGGGATGGAGATGTTCTTCTCACTTATGGATCGTCATGTGTTGTTGAGATGATTCTGTTATATGCCCATGAGATGGGGAAACAGTTCCGTGTTGTGGTAGTAGACTCTCGTCCAAAGCTTGAAGGCCAAGCGTTACTTCGTAGGCTGGTAGCGAAGGGTCTGAGTTGTGCATATAGTCATATAAATGCGCTCTCTTATATTATGCATGAAGTTACAAAAGTGTTTCTGGGGGCAGCCTCTGTATTATCCAATGGAACTGTATATTCAAGGGTTGGGACTGCGTCTGTTGCGATGGTCGCTAATGCTTTCCATGTTCCAGTTTTAATCTGCTGCGAAGCCTATAAATTTCATGAAAGGGTACAGCTTGATTCTATCTGCTCTAACGAACTAGGTATGCCATCTTATATGAGCTgatgttaatttgtttttctcctttaattacattatatttACCAAACACACTCCCAAACCCTGTAGAATGGAAGCCTTGTGCCACTAGGTATGATAAAGTCTGAGCATCTTCTCTTGCAGGTGATCCAGATGCTATTGCAAAAGTTCCTGGAAGAACGGATGTGAATTATCTGAATAATTGGGCTAATAAGGAAAATCTGCAACTGTTGAATTTAATGTAAGCATatcaccaaaagaaaaataagttgtaaatttttttttttttctgaattattcaaatttcactAATCTTGCTGGGACTCTGTAACAGGTATGATGCTACTCCTGCAGATTACATCTCCATGATTGTCACAGATTATGGCATGGTAAGTCATGTTGTAATATAGATCATCGAATCTTAGTCTTTACCGTTTATTTATAAGCATGCCAAGGATTAGTACCTGTTCTTCACAGTCCAAGGACACCAATATGCAATCTGTGATTGGCATAAATTACTTGAAATACATGCTTAATCTTTCGTAGTAGAATTATTCTTTTCATCTGGAAGCTTGAGATTTTTCTAATTTGTAGTATTTTAATTATTCTCTTATTCTTATTATTGTAGATCCCACCCACAAGTGTACCTGTCATTGTTCGTGAGTATCGGAGAGATCACGTGTTTCTCTAGATAAAGTCTGCATGGGCTACACTATTTTCTGGATAAAggctcatcatttttttttttgcaaatgtccTTGggaatgaaatttgaaaaaaaaaaattttatttcaatactTAGGAATATCTCTTACCATTTTTCATCTGGAAATGATAATGTTGTGTCATATGTCTCAatggtatttgaatttttttgggtaaaaacaTAACCAAGTGAAGAGTGCAGAATTTCGCCTCTCCTAAACATTCTACATTTATTGTAATCCAAATATTTTCTTGTATATGATTGCTTGGCTTGCAAGTTCTCATAAATGGTGGTAGTGAAttgctagtatttttttttttttttccacaaataCATGTTGATTTGTTTGCCAAAAAAATCTCTTGGTTGAATTCATTAGTTGAAGATCTGTCCCCCAGAAGAGCATTGGTGGCTTTGATAGATTGCTGTCCTTTAGCATTGTGACACTCAGTCGACATTTCTGAGCTATTATTTTATCATTGAGCGAAAGAAAACTATAATTTAATCTGTTTGGCAAGTCGCTAGAAGGTCATTATTAATGCACAAAGCTTCCACTTTTATGATGCTTATTAGGAGAGATGATTGGTAAGCATTCTTACCCctattcttcttctctctctcttcctataTTTTTTGGAAGAGGTTGATTTCCGGCCTTGAACCTGCCACTTGTTTTTGGTGGAAGGCACTTGCTATCGTTTTGAGGCCTGACCTCTAAGAGGTTAAAAATCTTACACGTCTATTCTCTGTTATAGTGTGCTTTGTCTGTTTCATGAGTTAAAAGACCTCTGGCGGTGCCTTGTGATTTGTACTGTAAAAACTGCTCAAACTTTCAGGGGTTATGATCCACAAGGGGGGCTGTATATAAAACGAGGAATTAACAGTTTTGTATGGACCAAGTTTGAGATAGAACAAATCAATGTGACTATAGGTTAGAAATTTGTCAACAACCGGAACTATCTGGACATGACTTGATCTGCCCCTCCGTTGATTGCTCCAGGCCCTAGTATCCATTGGCATGGCCTAAGAATTTGACCATCAAACAAGAAAAAGGTTTATCTCCAAAACTTCTTTAATTCATTACATGGTGATTGATAAAACCTTTTGTGTATTCTCAGTCACATGACCTATTTAGTAAGTCatgtaactttttcttttctttttttaattataaattttagtttatttttatttttataaatcaaGTCGTGTTatgtatttaaataaaatgaatcgTCACGTAATTTGTTGGAAGAAATTCTTTCAAATTATTTTGgaagaaaactttgtttctcAAAGAAAATGACCTTGCATATGAAGACGATTTGGccaaaaaagatatttttaaagttaattgTCATTACCCAATGCCAAATTCTTAGCTATTCTTAgctaaaatttcaagtttatttccTCAAGTTAAGACTTAATATGGAGAATATTTTTTGTGACATTTTCGACACTCTAGATGTGTCGTTTTAAAACACTCATTTATCTCCCATTACACAGTACTCCCAGGTGCGAGTGGAAATAAgatttctaataattttttttatataagaagaAAACCTCCTGGgttaatttggaaaatatttttgccTTCCAAGTTAATTTAGATTTTTCTCAAAGAAATCCCACGTCCCAACCACACTGGTCTTTACacaagttttcttttcttttaaaaacaatgaaatcaaattttgGGGATATCTTTATTTCATAATGAGAGGAGTattgaagcattttttttttttttttttatcattattacaaTAAGTATGATACAATTTTTACCATAACTTGCTAAAGTGGTTGATTGTGAGTTGTTAAGTGTTTTCATTTCACTTATTCACCATTACCATTACAATAAGTATAAGGACATAACTTTTGCTGAAACTTTTTGAAGTGATTGATTGTAAATTTATAAGTATTGCGGGGGAAAATGTGGTAAATCTATTAACCCTGTGTTTAGATGGAGGAATATTCCAGCCACCTCACCTCtccttctatttttctttgttctaaaTATACCATAAAATTAATTGATCACCACTCATAGCTGACCATTTAgtaaattgtgacaaaaattgtgctCTTAAACTTATTGTTAACATTTAGCACAAtgtaaaaaagtatataaaaatgaAGTATAGTTTAAGAAGAATTATTATAATAGATAGATAGAAATATACCCGATGTATTCTTCTAAAATGAAATTCACTTCTTAGAGCACTAGCAATGGTGGTgctaaatagttatatagctatttttagcaccactaaaACTCAAAAAGTACCCTGCAATAGTTTTTTGGCTCCACATCTACAATGCACAACTATTTTTGGCTGTGCATTGTAGCTTAagggtaaaaaaatattttttttattttgcattcatactactttttttattttttattctttcttttgcattttattttgtgttcacactACTTTTCCTCTCTCCGTGTCTCTGTGCAGTGATTTCTATGCATTTTATTTTGCGTTTACGCTACTTTTTCTCTCTGTCTCTATGTAGTGATTTCTATGGCTTTGATGGTAGTTGTGGTTGTATTTTAGTGattgaatgaaatattattttattgtagtatttatattattttattgtgttaaaagctaaaataaaaccactgcATGTaagaatgtaaaatagataaagtgattttttgtGGTGGTAAAAGACTAAAAAATTGATTCTAGTGCGTGGATGCTCTTATAAATCTATTGAACTTGttactctctctttttagaCTTCATTATCCCATATATTTTCCTCAAACCTAATTCATCAGCCCCGTGGGAGAATGGTGATGGAGATGTATTGCGGCCTTCTCCTGTTCATCAACTCAAACCTCATTCTTCAGCAGTTGATGTTATGGATCTTGCTCCTTCGTACTAGTGGCTTAGCTGCCTTAGTTTCCCTTCCTTACCGTATTCCTTTCCTTATTAGCAGTCTTATTCTTTATGTCTCTAGtttcttttgtctttctttAGCAGCTATCCTTGCTTCTGCCTTAGGTCTGACAGCTATGGTGCTTGTTGACTTCTTTCGTCCTGAATGTTATCATTTgtcttttgatttgttttgttctCCTATGTGGCTTTTTGAACATTCTGACATTTTCTAACAGTGAATGTACAATTCACTTTGCATTTTGGAATTTGTTGGATTCCTTTGTTTTATTGCCACTCGGTATTTTTCCTATGCTTTTGTTTCCTTTTGCAAGTTCTCTTGATTGGATTCTAAAACAGTTATTTTCGtcatcttataaaaaaaaaaaatgcgaatgatttgaaaatataacttCTATTTGGACTTCCACTTTATTATCATTGttaaataattatgataatgATGCTcaacttcatttttatttttttgatacattgATAATTAGAGGTGGTGATATTTAAACCCAAGATGTCTGTTAGAAAGGAAAGACAAGGAGATGCCGTTGAGTTATAAGGATCTGGGCCTCaactttttcttaaattctctTTTTGAACCTGCTTTGGATAGACTTCCCTctgcttaaaattttaaaagtaggAACTTTGATTATGAGATCTCTTATTTTAGCAATCTTGGATTTTGGAAATCCACATTAGGCAAATctaagaaaagaatatatgcTAAAAGTCTATCGCGTATGAACACTAGCATTgacacatttttcttttttgctggaGGAAAAAGAGTTGATTagatttcaatttaaattattagaGTATCCACACAAGACATCTTTCCTCCATCTCCTtagcacaaaagaaaaaaaaaggaaaaaaaagaaaatgaagaccAACCTGTGAAAAAGTATCATTGACTCTCTATTTCTTCCCTGTGAATAAGTATTGTTTACCTcgtattttcttctttatttcttcatcgTCACTCTTTCCTCTTCTACCAACTACCAAGTACAACAATAATAACCttagttccaaaattttaaggtcGACTATGAATTCTCGACATATTAATTAGGGTCAGTCATAAATATTCACTTTCTCCATTTTATTCTATCTAAAATCATgttctttgttattttcttaattGACAATCTTTTTTATCACTTCTACAATTCTACTAATGTAATTTTTGGTCTTCCTCTATCTTTGTCCATCCACCCAACAGATTAGTTAGGGTCTTCTACCAACTACCAAGTTTTCAAATACATATATCTtgcttttttttgtagtttgaaaaCGTACAGATTCACTAAGCATCCAGGTTAAAATGACAGCCACAACATAAAGATTTGCTAAGCTGCTTCATAACATTACTGGTATGTTCAAATAATCAGATACACTTATTCGTCTGTTTCCTTCTCTTGTTAGCATTTTTCAGTTCAACTGTACAACAAATGATGTCCACCTAATACatacaacaatcaaaaaaaaaaaaaggtgaattGCACACCCATTTCCCTTTTCTAAGAGGGAAAGGTAATATACAAGTCGTCATCTCAAGATATGACTAAGAAATCTGTGGAAATAGTTAGTCAATATCAATAAGCAACGCTGTGTCTCTGtcatcatttttgtttcttgtcAGAACCAGTAGTACTATGATCTGCTGCAGCGGAAGCTGCCAATTCCATCAACCTCTCATAGTCTATTTCAGTCGACTTTAACTTTAACTTGATCCCACCATGAGTCCATGACCTGATACAGAGGAGAGCTTGTGTGCTATCATGTGGCATACAAAATCTTTGCTTATCTATCTCATCAGCTTTGCTGCAAAACAATTCTTCAGGTGCTACTGAAGTCGCCTGCACAGCCAAGAAATCTCGAGCCATCACAGAAAGTCGGGGGTAGCGTGTACTATTGACCTTCCACCACTCCAGAACATCTGTTGGTATTGGAGCTGGAGGCTCAGACAGATACTGAGTGAGTTCATCAGTGGCAGTGCTCAAGCTTACTCTTCGTTTCTTTCGAGCAATTTCCTCTGCAAAAGAGACACTCCCTCCATCTTCAATCTCTTGTGCATTGTATCCACTAGTCATGGATGGAAAATGGCTGGTAGAGTAATATCTCATGAAATGGGTTCTGGCTTCCTCGAGATAGTTTTCTGAGCTGAGACTCTCAGAAATTAGCTCTCCTTTGATTCGAGGATCAAGAATTGCTGTCATGTATGTGAATATGTTGCAAACCTGGTTATTGTAATTTCTAGCCTTTATGGCCATGTCTTCGGCCGCATTCTTTAGCCAGTCTGGGCTGAGACGGGAGTCTCTGCAGACAGCAATCGTCTCAGAGATGTGATCCATAAAGAAGAGAACCAGTCCAATTGTAGGAACCTTGCTTGTGCATATGTTAGTTGTGGTTTTGTAAAAGGGTTCTAAATATTGGTGCACAATATTGACTGCATTCTTCTCTGTGGAGTTCAGCAGCATCCCATTGCCTAGTCTCTCCTCATACTTCCTGATAACAGCATCGATAGACTTACTAGCCTGTGTCATGTAAAATTCTACTCCATCAATAGCCACTACATCGATGCATATGTGACACGCACAAACACAATAGAGGCTACAGGCTATTTTATGCAATTATTATCAATAGCAACTATGTCAGAAAAATTACACATCCAATGACACCTACAAGATAGAACTACAACTGCTAGCATGTaaggcaaacttcaacagctgAGGTACTTTTTTTTAGTATACAAATACCATTTATCAGGCATATTGGAGATGCAGGGTATCAAATCCTGTACCTCTTGCATGCATAGCAAGTGCTCTAGTGCTCTAACATTTGAGTTACGTCCCCAACAGCTGAGGTACTAAAGTACActgtttatatttttcaacaacCATTCAGAGAATTGGAGAGCTGTCTTGTTAGTGATTATATCAGGAAATTATATAACgtaattaaattttgtagtaGTAGCAtcattaaacaaataaattaataaataaagaggGGAATTTTACCCTTGTCATGGATCTGCATGTTTCAAAAGCTGTGAGTGTTCACTTATACAATATATGCAAAAATTGTTTATCCTTTAGCTTCAAGGCAGTGGttaaagtacttttttttattttgataaataatactTTTACTGATAAAGATAGATATTTTATGAACAAATCATGTATACACGAAACTTTTCTAGAGAAGAGTAAAGAGAAAAGAATTCTAGTATAAATGAAAGAGTATTCTAAAAAATCTACAAGTGAATGCATGTAACTAACCCCCATGCAACAAGACCACTCAAACAGAGATCTTACAGACAAAGATTTCAGCTCAATATTTGAAACCTCTGCACCATTAAAAGTGCAATTATTCCTCCCCCTTCAAAGCATCCACATCAGACATAAGGGGGCCATATTCCACAGCAAA is a genomic window containing:
- the LOC142631339 gene encoding uncharacterized protein LOC142631339 isoform X2, yielding MEARRASRTVSDPKVRHVGFFTPDPNPHLGRTPLASDAPVSNALSPVMILPPRQPSDRTAAVPVPETGLRRQTGADQVPVGSYNPSESLLSSSPLPSSPSSRVGLVDGEFSEESGGWLRRSESGKYASSLPDTMVERAPENSASAAPRLESKKSVEVTGKGGKAVVEEQNEVQSSSKPLKAKTTKAERRALQEAQRAAKASGKEGNKSAAVSQGAAPVKPVKQPSQKKDGPPVSVPVSVVSFDKKGGDRPPEKERKKDVPAPRMQFDDKSRVQKAKKHAVVKQTEARNRVELFRHLPQYEHGTQLPDLESKFFQLDPVHPAIYKVGLQYLAGDISGGNARCIAMLQAFKEAIEDYSTPQEKTLARDLTAKISSYVSFFIECRPLSISMGNAIRFLKTRISDLPLTLSESEAKAALCSDIEHFINEKIILADKVIVRHAVMKIRDGDVLLTYGSSCVVEMILLYAHEMGKQFRVVVVDSRPKLEGQALLRRLVAKGLSCAYSHINALSYIMHEVTKVFLGAASVLSNGTVYSRVGTASVAMVANAFHVPVLICCEAYKFHERVQLDSICSNELGDPDAIAKVPGRTDVNYLNNWANKENLQLLNLMYDATPADYISMIVTDYGMIPPTSVPVIVREYRRDHVFL
- the LOC142631339 gene encoding uncharacterized protein LOC142631339 isoform X1, with translation MEARRASRTVSDPKVRHVGFFTPDPNPHLGRTPLASDAPVSNALSPVMILPPRQPSDRTAAVPVPETGLRRQTGADQVPVGSYNPSESLLSSSPLPSSPSSRVGLVDGEFSEESGGWLRRSESGKYASSLPDTMVERAPENSASAAPRLESKKSVEVTGKGGKAVVEEQNEVQSSSKPLKAKTTKAERRALQEAQRAAKASGKAEGNKSAAVSQGAAPVKPVKQPSQKKDGPPVSVPVSVVSFDKKGGDRPPEKERKKDVPAPRMQFDDKSRVQKAKKHAVVKQTEARNRVELFRHLPQYEHGTQLPDLESKFFQLDPVHPAIYKVGLQYLAGDISGGNARCIAMLQAFKEAIEDYSTPQEKTLARDLTAKISSYVSFFIECRPLSISMGNAIRFLKTRISDLPLTLSESEAKAALCSDIEHFINEKIILADKVIVRHAVMKIRDGDVLLTYGSSCVVEMILLYAHEMGKQFRVVVVDSRPKLEGQALLRRLVAKGLSCAYSHINALSYIMHEVTKVFLGAASVLSNGTVYSRVGTASVAMVANAFHVPVLICCEAYKFHERVQLDSICSNELGDPDAIAKVPGRTDVNYLNNWANKENLQLLNLMYDATPADYISMIVTDYGMIPPTSVPVIVREYRRDHVFL